TGCATCTCCAACCTCGTCTCCTTGGAATGCGAGGCGATATGGTGCAACTCCACATACCGCGCGATGGCCAGGCTAGCGACGTACACAGCCAACACCGCAGTGCGCCGTCCCGGGTCACCCTGCCATAGCACAGACACGAACTCGTCTGACGCATCCTCTGTCCCATGGAAGGGGAGGATGAGCGTTCCATCGACAAGTGACCGAGCGCACCATTGGCCGTTTACCCGTTCGCCAACGTACGAGGGCATCAAGTTTGCGATGAACGCAATGATCCGTTCATTGCTACCTTCTTCCATAAGACCCCTTCGTTACCGAGTACAAGGCTGTTTGACACTAGTCGCACCAGTCTATAGACAGGAAGAGCTTTTATGTGTGGAAGGTGCGTCCGGATTTTTTGGAGATAGGCCTGGACGAGCTGCACTAGGTCGCAGCGGCCTCCGGCGGATCGGACACAAGTGGGCCACTCTGTCTCTTGATCTCTGAATCGCCCCGGGGCGTTTCAAATCTTCGCCCCCTTGACGTTGGGGAAGCGCTTCATGTCGGCAATCTCGTCGTACAACAGCCGTCGCACCTTGAACTTCACCACCTTGCCAGCGGGACCGTCGAGGTGATTCAGCGCCATGACAGGGCGCCCTACCGCCTTCGCTATGGGCCTTTCCCTCTTGAGTACCGAAGTCAGCTGCGCCGTCCTCGTAGATGTAGATAGAGTTGCACCGGGGCAACTTGGCTGGACGTTGCTCATGGCGTATCACTGCTCCATTGAAAGTCGCAGCTTGATCGACGAATCAGTCTTGAGGCGACAGTAAAACTGCGGTGGATGGAAGCCAGGCATTGCCGCCCGTAGAGCATCAAGCGTGATTGGCGCTTTCAATTTCCTTGAACCAGAAAGTGCCATCGCCGTCGCTACAACAGTCCCGTCAAAGTAGTTCATAAATTCGGACTTGCTGAGGCCTGAGACAGGCCCGTACTTACGCCATACGGTACTCGGCGCAGCCGAGTAGGTCTTTCCCACTGTCGCAAAACCAACCACCGCTCCGACGGGCTTCTTGACGTAGAGCCAAACGGTTGAACCAGGCTCAACATGCATAGTTCGGCGTCTGAGCTCCACTTGCTTGGTCCCTACGAGGATGTTAGTTGCATGGCGCTCGTCAAGTGATATGAGCACATGCTGGGTCGGTTGCATCAAAGGCCTTTGTCTAGGATCGCCTGAACCTGCTCGGAAGACAGTCGTTGGCTGGAAATGAGTTGGTGAGCTTCGCCGCACCGTATGCTTTTGAGTTCGTGTAGAGGAACAGGTCTCGGCAAGCGCAGCACATTGTCGAACACAGTGATGGTCTTGGTCTTCGAGACCCCAATGCTTGAGAGTTGGCTGCGGTCCAACACGGAGGGTGCCAAGTCGCTGGCCTGCATTCCAGACTCATCACGAAGGTAGGCCTGCAATACACGCCCAACCGCAATGACAGCGCCAGCGCCTTTGTTCTTAACGGACTCATAGAAGAACATCAGATCGCCGCGGGAAAAGTTTCTCAATGTTTTCTTGTCACTCAAGTAGTGGCGCAAAGGGGCGAGTTGGGCCTTGCCGCGAGGGAGGAATGAGTCCTGCGGCGAATCTGCCAGGAGGTGCTCTTCAAACTGCTTTCGGATGGGGACCATCACCCCCTCTCGCCCCGGCAGACACAGTAGCATTGGGGCTAGCAGGGACTCCAGCTTGAACATAGGAACAAGGACCTTTTGACCATCTGGTCTGAGGACTGAAATTTGCTGATCGACATGTCGGAATGGGGGAGGATCCTGGGGTAAACCGATTTTTCCCACGGTCGCCAGCGCTTCGCGGCCCGAAGTCCAACTTCGTTCGGTTAAACGACCCTTTGCAACGATCTTTTGTAAGTCGTTTGGCGTTGATGGGGACGCAACATAGCCAAACGTAGCTGCAACTTCTCGAAGCGAGGCCTGACGCGCGGGACAACTCAACCGTACACGGCCGATCTCGCCAGGCTTCACGATGCTCAGCACATGTCTGAGCAGGGACTGCGCAATTTCATGAGCGTCCTTCGGGCTCTCTGCGACGGCGGCATAAGCGCGAATTTCAAGGCCTCGAATTTTCGCCGGCAATACTAGGTAGCCAGCAACCACGCCATTCAAGCGTGCCACATGTCGTATGCAGGCCGAGCTGCCGGTGTCGGTTGCTGCCCACTCGCTAATTTGGGTTGCTGTGTCGATACCTAACGCCGTCAGCAACCGCCGAATGGCGACTGTGTCCCCGGCTGAAGCAACTTGCATTTCAATGAGGTCGGCGCCATGCGCTTCGTGAACTACTGAGCTTGCCGTGTGGTCTGGCTCGACTTGAAACAGCTCCGGCGATATGGCGTCCACGCCAAACCGCTGCCTGAGTTCAGGCGATCGATCTAGGATTCGTCCATCGCTTGTAATGAAACCTGGCAGACCGTGGTGAATGGCGGTCGCAAGATGCATCAGGTCAGATCTGTCGTTGTCCGACAGCGAGTCCGAGGCGTGGCGCTCTGGGAACACTAGCGAGGCAAGCATCGGCGATAAACGCGCCCACTCCTCATCGGGCGGCGTCGCGAACTTCGGAAGAGTTCCTGCGAAAGAGAGCATTGGGTCTGTCTTGCCTTCGCGAGCGGTGCGCTTCAACTCCGTCACTACTTCGCTGCTAACTGCCAGGGCACATGCTTGCAGTCTCTCCGCCCTAAAGACGCTCATGGCTAACTCATGTCGGGGCCGACGAGGCCCCAAGTCGAAGAGTACGTTCAAATCCAGCAGATAAAGCGGCTTCGCCACGCCGCCGGCGATATCCAAGCCAAGTGGATCGGCGGCACTGATTCCGCTGGAAGCAAAAAGTTGAGGCGAATCAAGCTCATGGGCTCGAACCACGATCATGCGATTTCGACTGGCACCTCCAACTGCAACCCGTTGAGCGTAAAACCCCTGTGCTTCCCAAAACATGTTGGCATCTCGTAGGTCTTCAGCGACGCGTGCATGAATTGAAATGAACTGCCACTCGGTCAGCATGTGCTTCATCGCGTTCAGCAGCGTCTGTCCGATGCTCCGACCCCGATGCGTCTTGGGCACGTATATTTGCCGCACATGCGCCTTGGGAAAGCGCAGGTCGAACAACAGGTGGCCGGCATAGAACTCGCCAGTACTGCCTGATGCCAGTGCCACAAACAATTGTCCCTTGCGGCAGAAGTCTGCATACACGCTGCGTGAGAAGAAGCCAAGGGCATCCCTGTCGCTGTCTGCGGCCTGCACCACCTCGCCCAAGAGTACCGAGACGGAGCTTGGGTCCGTGAGTACTTTGATCGAGAAGCCGTTGGTTTTCATAACTCCCCCAGTTTGATTTTGCGACAACTGTAACGGCAAGTGTGGCTTTGGTGCCCCAGTGAAAATCTGGTGCACTAGCTCTAGGTGGCCCGCTCCATACGGCGCTGCCGTTCGGCATCTGGATAGCCCCCCTTTCCACCTCCGCCCTCGCAACTTAGCGGCTCGACCATCGTTCGAAGGCTGAGTGGGGGATGACTGGCAGACTCTTCCCGTCGGAGCCGCGGTTCGCGGAGTCAATCGGTGACGGCTTTGTTCGCTTCGCCGACATTCGGTGGCGAATTTCGACTGGCAGCACTCAGCCTCAAGCAGCCGCTCGTCCGAACTATGGAGGATCGACCCTTCCCGACTGTCTCGCCCCCGTGGCTATACTCCGCCCGTCAAACCCAAAAAAGGTTTGATCGGGCTGGACACCCGTCGAAATCCCTGTAGCGAAAGCTGCAGGATCTACCTAACGCAGAGTCTGCGGCTTTCTCGCTTGAGCCCCTTTTTGGCGGCCCGAGCGGGGAGCTCTCGGGCTCGCCGGTTTCCGCAGGGATTTCACGGTTGTCCAACCCGCATCGGGCCGCCGCCCCTTACGCATCAAAGCAAAGGGCGGCGGTAGACACCTAACCGCAATCTCTAGGGAGCCACAAAACATGAATCAACAACTCACGGCCGCCGCCCAATGCGTCTCGTTGTCGGGCAAGGCATCTGAGCAGGCGATGGATCTGTCGTACAAGTTCAAGTCGTTCGTCGCGCTACAGCGCTTCGTTCAACCCCAGTACGAAGACGAGGCGCAAGACCACGTGCCAGTCACGCGCGCCGAGATGGACGCAATGTTGGAAACACTCAATGCCGACGTGCTGCGGCGCATGGATGCGCTCGCAGACACCTTGACGGTGCTGGGTGCGCAGGCGCGGTTGAGCGTGACATCGCTTGCGCCTTCGCCATCTTCTTGAGAATCGGCGCGCGCTGGTTGTGCGACGACGCGGCCGCCTATTGGCTCTTCGGGCACAGCGCCGCGCCGGGTTCGATGTGGGAGAAGGCAGCTAAGTTGCTGCTGCTCTTTCCTGCCGGGGGTCAAGGCGTACCGCTTGACCATTGCGGAACACGATCAGGTCTGTTCCCGTCTGCAGCGCCACTTGCCGAGCGCGCTCCGCCGCCCGGCGCATAGCGGCCATTGAACCTTTGAGGTTGGCGCTGGCATTCGCGGGGAGCCCGCAGTAAGCAGGAGCAGGCTCGACGACCTTGTTGGGGGTGCTCATGGATATTTCGCTCCAATCGATCATGGCAGGTTGTTCACCCGCGTTGTTCAAACATAGTCCGTGTGCGGTGACTACTGTGTGCTCGAAGGCTTAGCAGGGTGTATCTAGGCTCTGCTTACGCAATTTCAGACGCTGGTGGTCGATATAAGTCGTTGATTTTTGGGGATCGGGTCATCTATCACCCTCGAATCTATCGCCCAGCTATCGCCGATATCGCTTGGTTTGTCCAATAGCGGACTCCTCATACGGCCCAATACCTCCGCCATCGATTGCTGCCTTCGAAACGCACTGCTCCGCGTCGAATCAACTCGTCCAGCGTGCGCTTGATCTGCTTTGTGTGGATTTCGCCGCCCACGCGGTAGTGGACATCGCTGATCGCCGAGGCCGGATACCGCCCGAGGTCTTCCAACACAAGGGCAGCCAGACGGTGTGGTTCGATGCGCTTGAGCGTAGTGGTTGCATTGAAGTTCAGCGTGCGCAGCAGGCTCGGTTCGACGTAATAACGCGTACCCTGGGTGCGGCCAACAGTACCCACAAGTCGCCACTCCAGCAGACGCTTAAGCCAAGGCTGCAGCGCGTCCGCCGTCGGCAACTCCAGCGCTGCAAGCAACTCGCGGGCCGTCATGGCTTCGTGCTGCGCCAGCAAGCCGAGCGCAATACGCTCCCGCTGGCTGAGCGGATAGGTCTGTTCCGCCTTAACCATGAAGTCGATAGAGGCCGGAGCCAAAATGCGGCGGCGCACGGTGACTTGCACGCGGTCGTAGGCTTCGACCAGTTCCGGCACTGGCCTCCCCTGCGAAAGGAGCACCTCGAACATTCTGTCGAAGCCACTGCCTTCCCGCTCCATCAGCTTCAAGTCATGGAACAGTCGGGCAAGGTGCTCGTTGCGTCGCACGGTGGTGTGCAGCACGTTTTGCGGAGTCACGCCCAGCGGCAGCGGTCCGGGGTTCACCACCTCAAGCTTGTCGGGGTGCAGGTTCAGAAAAATGTCGCCGCGTTGAGTGTAGGGACGATGCACCAGGGCATTGACCAGCAGCTCGCGTACAACCACCTCGTCGAAAGCAGGTACGTGCTGCCGAAAAAGCCCGTCAGGAAGTTCATACCGTTCACGGAAGTCGGGGACCTCTCGCCACACGGCTTCAATCAAGGCCATGGGGCTTAACGTGTGGTCGTCCCACACCAGCTTGTTCACCTTCTGGCCAAGATCGTCGAGTTTTATGAACTGGATCACCGGTGCAGTGGCGAGCTGAGCGCGCTGGCGCTGGAGTCCCATGCACAAAATGCCCAAGTGAGTGAGTAAAGGGCCTTGTGCGAGTTGGTAGTGGTCCAGCAGTTCGTCGTCGGTTTTCTCCTTAACCGACGCCTTTACCCGATCGAGGCGCGCAAGCGCTCCAGCAGGCTATCGCGCTGGGCAGAGTCCGCCTGCATGCGAGGCACGTTAAGAGTGGTCAACGTCTCCCACGGCAATGCGGCGCGTTCGTTCGCCAGCCGCATTACGTCGTCGCCGGTGACAGGCTTGCTTTGGTCGGCCACACGCAGAAAGTAATGGCCGTCGGTAGTAGACGCAACGCCCAGGGCGCGCGGGATACGTAGAGCAATGTACTGACCGCCATTAGGCGCAGTCACCACGTCCAGTAACGCAGTGACGTTGACGGTCCTTTCAGCCAGTTTGCGACGCAAGGTGTCGGGCAGCTCGGCTGGGATGCGCTGGCCGGCGGGAGGTTCAGCCTCCGCGTCCTCGATGCCCAACAGCAACTGTCCTCCCGTGGCGTTGGCAAAGGCGATGCAATCCTTGGCGAGTTCGGGCCAGTCCGCGGTCTTGCCGGTGATCGCGCGCAACGACTTCTTATCTAGGAGATGGCCTTCCAAACTCATGGGACGGCCTCTTGCGCTTTGACTGCCCCGTCTCGTATGTGCGGGAGCGCGTTTACCGACCCGACCGGCTGTCGATTCCGGGCGTTTTGCATGGGTCTGTATGTTAACGATTCGCATCGTCAACAGGCACGCTCTTCTAACCATCCTGGACACTTTGGCGGTAGTTGCCCCACAGCTGAGATCGCGAACGCCTGCGCTCTTTTTAAGGCTCGCCAGGGTCGGACACACCCTTACCGAAACTCACCGCCCCCGCGTCACCCGCCAAACCGTATTCGCCAAGTCATCCGCCACGATCAACGCCCCCTTCGGGTCCACCGTCACACCCACCGGCCTCCCCATCGTCTTCCCATCGCTCTGAAACCCGGTGACGAAGTCCACCGGTGGCCCACTCGGGCGGCCGTTGGCGAAGGGCACGAAGATCACCTTGTAGCCCACCGGCTCTTTGCGGTTCCAACTGCCGTGCAGGCCGATGAAAGCCCCTTCCGCAAACGGCGCCGCAAACCCACTCTGTTGCGGCGGCACGAACGACAAGCCCAGCGGTGCCGAGTGCGACTGCAGCGCGTAGTCGGGCTTGATAGTGGCTTTCACTTTGGCCTCGTCCTGCGGCTGCACGCGGGTGTCGACGTTCTGGCCCCAGTACGCATAGGGCCAGCCGTAGAACGCGCCTTCTTTCACCGACGTGAGGTAGTCCGGCACCAGGTCGGGGCCGAGTTCGTCGCGCTCGTTCACCACGGCCCATAGCTGTTTGTTCGACGGCTCGAACGCGAGCGCCGTGGGGTTGCGGATGCCGGTGACGTAGTTGCGCGCAGCGCCCGTGTTGGCGTCGACCTGCCAGACCACGGCGCGGTTTTCTTCAATGTCCATGCCACGCTCGCCCACGTTGCTGTTGGAGCCGATGCCGACGTAGAGGTACCGCCCTTCGGCATCGGCCGCGAGCGATTTGGTCCAGTGGTGGTTGACGGCCGAGGGCAGCTTGGTGACGGACACGGGCGCTGCGCTGGCCTGGGTCTGCCCGGGCACGTAGTCGAAGCGCACCAGTTCGTCCTGGTTGGCCACGTAGAGCTTGTTGCCCACCAGCGCCAGGCCGTAGGGTGCGTTCAGGTCTTTCGCGTAGACCCACCG
The sequence above is a segment of the Hydrogenophaga sp. BPS33 genome. Coding sequences within it:
- a CDS encoding transcriptional regulator, yielding MQPTQHVLISLDERHATNILVGTKQVELRRRTMHVEPGSTVWLYVKKPVGAVVGFATVGKTYSAAPSTVWRKYGPVSGLSKSEFMNYFDGTVVATAMALSGSRKLKAPITLDALRAAMPGFHPPQFYCRLKTDSSIKLRLSMEQ
- a CDS encoding GNAT family N-acetyltransferase, with product MKTNGFSIKVLTDPSSVSVLLGEVVQAADSDRDALGFFSRSVYADFCRKGQLFVALASGSTGEFYAGHLLFDLRFPKAHVRQIYVPKTHRGRSIGQTLLNAMKHMLTEWQFISIHARVAEDLRDANMFWEAQGFYAQRVAVGGASRNRMIVVRAHELDSPQLFASSGISAADPLGLDIAGGVAKPLYLLDLNVLFDLGPRRPRHELAMSVFRAERLQACALAVSSEVVTELKRTAREGKTDPMLSFAGTLPKFATPPDEEWARLSPMLASLVFPERHASDSLSDNDRSDLMHLATAIHHGLPGFITSDGRILDRSPELRQRFGVDAISPELFQVEPDHTASSVVHEAHGADLIEMQVASAGDTVAIRRLLTALGIDTATQISEWAATDTGSSACIRHVARLNGVVAGYLVLPAKIRGLEIRAYAAVAESPKDAHEIAQSLLRHVLSIVKPGEIGRVRLSCPARQASLREVAATFGYVASPSTPNDLQKIVAKGRLTERSWTSGREALATVGKIGLPQDPPPFRHVDQQISVLRPDGQKVLVPMFKLESLLAPMLLCLPGREGVMVPIRKQFEEHLLADSPQDSFLPRGKAQLAPLRHYLSDKKTLRNFSRGDLMFFYESVKNKGAGAVIAVGRVLQAYLRDESGMQASDLAPSVLDRSQLSSIGVSKTKTITVFDNVLRLPRPVPLHELKSIRCGEAHQLISSQRLSSEQVQAILDKGL
- a CDS encoding ATP-binding protein, with amino-acid sequence MGLQRQRAQLATAPVIQFIKLDDLGQKVNKLVWDDHTLSPMALIEAVWREVPDFRERYELPDGLFRQHVPAFDEVVVRELLVNALVHRPYTQRGDIFLNLHPDKLEVVNPGPLPLGVTPQNVLHTTVRRNEHLARLFHDLKLMEREGSGFDRMFEVLLSQGRPVPELVEAYDRVQVTVRRRILAPASIDFMVKAEQTYPLSQRERIALGLLAQHEAMTARELLAALELPTADALQPWLKRLLEWRLVGTVGRTQGTRYYVEPSLLRTLNFNATTTLKRIEPHRLAALVLEDLGRYPASAISDVHYRVGGEIHTKQIKRTLDELIRRGAVRFEGSNRWRRYWAV
- a CDS encoding AlbA family DNA-binding domain-containing protein, which encodes MSLEGHLLDKKSLRAITGKTADWPELAKDCIAFANATGGQLLLGIEDAEAEPPAGQRIPAELPDTLRRKLAERTVNVTALLDVVTAPNGGQYIALRIPRALGVASTTDGHYFLRVADQSKPVTGDDVMRLANERAALPWETLTTLNVPRMQADSAQRDSLLERLRASIG
- a CDS encoding PQQ-dependent sugar dehydrogenase translates to MTRPTRTLTITLTLIAAAAALAAAGLSSAQNNPAQPDLPPPQRGLLPNMRIAEPAAWGDRVPTVPQGWTIKAIATDLKVPRQSLVLPNGDILVAEGKGGGAPALKPKDIIAGIIKARGNTSVKGGNQLTLLRDADGDGTYEGRWVYAKDLNAPYGLALVGNKLYVANQDELVRFDYVPGQTQASAAPVSVTKLPSAVNHHWTKSLAADAEGRYLYVGIGSNSNVGERGMDIEENRAVVWQVDANTGAARNYVTGIRNPTALAFEPSNKQLWAVVNERDELGPDLVPDYLTSVKEGAFYGWPYAYWGQNVDTRVQPQDEAKVKATIKPDYALQSHSAPLGLSFVPPQQSGFAAPFAEGAFIGLHGSWNRKEPVGYKVIFVPFANGRPSGPPVDFVTGFQSDGKTMGRPVGVTVDPKGALIVADDLANTVWRVTRGR